Within Vigna unguiculata cultivar IT97K-499-35 chromosome 2, ASM411807v1, whole genome shotgun sequence, the genomic segment GACTCATATGTTGGGAGCCATGCGGAAATAAGTGGGAAGTTGCGTTGAGTTTTTTTAGAAATTGTGGATACTTTTGTAACTTATAAACAAGATGTTCTGTGTACACAATATGGATAAAAGATTACATTGAGACcttatcaacaacaaaatacTTCATTGGAGTcagttttaaacaaaaaaagaacataaTACAACAACAGTAACAAACATGTGGGGAGCAATatacaaataagtggagagttgCAATGGAGTTTTTGCCCACAAAACAGGTACTTATTAgtaaaaaaaggttgaaaaatgAAGTCAAGATTTGGactttttggattttatttgttGTCTTAATGATTTCATAGAAATCATATATAAACTCAATTCTAGTATTTCATGTTGTAACTACTACTACTACAACTGTACTGGGCAGGACCGAGCTCGGATTCCGATATAGGATTCCGACATAAGTTAAAGCCGAGCTTGGAATCCGAGCTAGTAAGAATAGTTGTACATGCATGTCAGATAAGAGCTTGGAAGACATGAACCACGGAGGTCGGAAAATTAGGGGTCCAGGGCCTTAAGGGTTTTTGAGTCTTATTAGATTTGTTCGGTAGTGGGTCGGAGTCTTAAGGCCCATCAAGGGCCCATTGGGCCCTATTAGTATTTACTTTTCTAGCACCCTCAACTGAAGAGGGATGGTCCTACAAATCAGGAACTAATCCCACGAGCACAAACTTGAATCTAGGCACCTAACGAGAGACTTGGGTAGTGGTTGCCTAAAATCACGTGAACACATAACCAGTACACTGATTAATCGGAAAGGAGGTTATCAGAAGGGCTATAGAAGAAACAGGGGGGCATGAACTAAGTATGAGATTAGAAGAGGGGAGAGGGCGGGCATAAAATATAATAGTGATTCTGGTAGTTTGTTAAACTCTAAAAACTCATTACCTGAACAACAACATTAGAAAAGACAACCCAAAAGTAGTAGCTTGGGTAGGCCAAATTCCAAGAGAGCAATGGTGTCTTGCATATGACCAAGGAAAAAGGTGGGATCACGTAACAACAAATATGGTTGAAGCCATAAATTCTGTCCTGAAGAAGATAAGGAATTTGCCAATTTCTTCCATAGTATTGGCCACGTACACCAGGTGCAACACATACTTCACGAAAAGAGGCAAGCAAATAACTGTAATGGTGAGTGTTGGTCATGTGTACTCTCAATATGCAACCAACTTCCTATAAGATGTGGACTCTAAGTGAAACACGCACCAGGTCGTTGAAGATGAAAGTGCGTCCTGTAGAAAAAATTGTAGTCAGATTAAATGAAAGGTGGTGTGATTGTGGAAAGTTTCACAAAATCCGTCTACCATGTTCACATGTTATTGCAGCTTACAAACATTTATATCACGACTTCAGTGTGAACATAAGTCCCCATTATAGGTTGGATGTCATCATGaaagtatattataatttgtttgacGAGTTAAGACATGAAGAATATTGACCACCATACCAAGGGCCACAGGTATGACCTCATCTTGCCACAAAAAGGAGCGAGAGGGGTTGTCCTAAATCAAGTAGAATTAGGACTGAGATGGACATTAGGGAAGGAAGACAATCAAGAAAGTGTTCCTATTGTAGAACTGAAGGACACACAAGAAATCATTATTCTAACAACCCTGCACTTAGATGATCCATATCGAACCACTTACTTTATGTTGTACTTTTAATTgtgttcaataaatttattattgattcAATTCATTGGTACATCTtttgttattatcttttattgtgacttattttatataaaccaaaaacaaatgacaaaattatttaaaatacaataataaaataattttaaattattttagtaattttcttcatttttaaattattttttacaaatttgcaatgttttttttcacttcttgcacataattctattttattaaatatatttataatcttttttCTACTTcgatatttcttttttaaatttttaattacaattgttttcaatataattttaggtttaataAATGTAGTCAATGTTCGTTgtctttattttcaaaacaatattgtttaacaaaattttaatcaatctATATGTTGGAATTTAtttgctttaaaaaaaattctccgTTACAAATTTCTACAACAAAAATTCTTaccatataaaaaaactaagtatacaaatcaaattattttttgtagcCTTTTAatgtacaatttttaaaaattaccaaaagttaaaaagaaaactataatttcaatatttataaacatttattaaaaattaatactacacaaattaaaaaataaacttttaaattaaattgacttttatatttctatattacacctaaaataatttactacacaataataaatctatttttaaattatttttttaactcaagaaattcaatgaaaaatttaattacatttactttgatatattttcaaattacgtctaaaataacttaaaatgcaataagaaatatatttttaatatattttttaactaaacaaataaaaaaagatttttttaacctctatttcaaccattttttaaaattttaaaatttcaaaaaatctaatcctaattcattttttaaaaaaaataaaaaaccaattcAGAATTCGGGTCCATAGAAGTGAATTCTGactaaagaattaaaaaaaaataacaattggGAGGCTAGAATTCGGGTCCTTAGAATCCGAATTCTTacatgaaaatgaaaatcatGCTATTTGTGTaatatttatacataatatGCTATCCATGCAAATAAAAGTAGGAACATTGCTACCGGAGAATAAAACATCTTGTTTTGTCCTTACAAAatgtatgaaaaaataaaagaaagaaaaaatatttaaactgtcATTGACTTTGACTCCAAAATGTGTCATTGACCTTGACTCCAAAACGTGGTGAGACTATTGATTATACAAgactaattattattaaattttatgatatgattgtatattttagtttttgttattatttaagtaATGTAAGCTTCATTTATCTCTTTAACCATAGAAATATGTGTGACTTTAGAACGGAATAATGgattcttttcaaaataaacgttATCCAAAGTTGTTTGGTTGCAATGAAGGCATCCACTTGGTCCATAGTTGTATAAAGACGAAATAGGTGTATCTGTTTCGTACGACTCAACACGTAATGTGAAGGTGTCCCTGTTACAAATGAATTATCTCACACAACTTCAATGTAATCCATTAACCATTTGTTTCGTTtaggaaacaaaaattaatgaaaagacAGTGAGgaagaagataaataaaaagtcacatgattttcaattatataataaaatgtagaAAGACCAAAATAAGTAACACCGGAAGATTacagaaagaagaaagagttgAATTTTCTTGTATTGGTTATATAGATGTTGTGGAACCAGAGTACCCACGAAAGAACCTGAAATTCACgtggaaaaaaataataataagatgaaCTAATATGCgattaaaaagatttataaatttattatttttagattttgagttaaaaataatctcctgattatttatataaatttgttaaaaacttATTAATATCAAATCTTCTTATACTTTTCCGGTAAAAAGCGCACATGAAACATTTAGGATATTTTgtgtaaagaaaaataatgttttaacaattaaatttttgatattttttttattacctaaaataatattttttttaaatgatttttttttatattttaaaatattacctcgtaaaaaaaatttgtcagaaaaaaaaaaagtttatagaAAATTGGATGGCGTCCTAGGATGCTGTTGTTGGTGTTGGTAGGTTGAAAAGCACAGTGTCCCCAGCATGTGTCCGGGAGAGAGAGGAAGTGTGGCCTTTTCTCGTTTAACAGCTGGAATTTCTTCCTTGCTTCTCACATTCTAACTATTTctaagaatgaaaaaataaaaaataaataaaaactttgattaacattttttaacagCAACTGTTACAAAGGTTTGGGTTTATATTTTTGTCCCAAAAGGTAGCATTGATGAACGTGTTCAGGCTTCTAGAGATAGGTCAAATGAATCCATATTTCTTGTTATTGCTCGATAAAACTGAAATGGTGAAGATATAGGGTGTTAAAAAATGGGCAAGTAAATTAATAAATCTATTAATTTAATATGCTGCACTATTTATTTGgtaaagttaagaaaaaagaGACTGTGTTTGAATTGCTCactactttaaaaattaaaagtaaactCATCACACGTGAAAAGcatcataattaatattaaattggtTTTGTTAGGTTATGTTCTTTGGGGGTCAAGTTTTGCTACAGCCTTAAACAATCATTCCTATCATACAATACAGGGTGTCCCCATTatctatcattttattatttattattatttcaacgATTCCCCTAtgttattatacatattttcttttctattgtattGATGAATCTTGGATTATTCGGgagattaaagaaaataaaaggaaaatttatgatttttttagagAATTAATTGCGAATACacaataataatacaatttaagctaaatttatataactcaataattttctatatattttttctttaacaaattaaatattagtaaaccgtgaaaaaattatataaaagaacacgttaaatatatttttactcttttttatgtaaaattagaatttatttttctccaattttttatatagtttcatccttaaactttaaaagcgaataaatatattttttctgatccaattatgtaaatatttttttatcgtgTTAAACAACATTTGTAGAGTGTCATTtgaaatgtttatgttatttgaCATATTTAAGTTCAAACGTTAGTCTGAAACATTGTTTAACACGAAAGAAAAATTAGTATCGTTgagttaaaaagattatatccattcatttttaaaatttgaaaccaaaatatatcaaaatttaaaacagagacgaatttcaatttcgcGTCAAAATTTAACgactaaaaatacatttaacctatatattaattattttctacctAAAATCTTAAGATAATAAGTTTAGAAGTGATAATGTGATATTTGTGTTAGAAGagacttatttatatttattgtgatTTATCTAGATTATAAATAATAAGAGTATAGAAGAAAAGGGGTATAATGTTGTTGGGGTGAAGCAAATAAAGCAATAGAAAGTATGATTGGAAAAATTTGATGAGGTGAAAGGTAGGTAGGGCAATGCAATAGTTGAAAAGGAAGAAGCATTGCACGAAGATGGGGTTTTGGGGGACCCTTCGTTTCTGCTCACTTTTCATTCACCACCGACACCAACTAAGGATCTAAGAACATCATCAATATTTCAGACTAAAAAGTTCAAATTTAAAAGGACTTCAATTGCTCTTCTttcaattttacattttcatgcaataataaatatatacttGTTATAGCTTCCAAGGACCGTGGAATAATATTGTTTCCATTCGTCATGTTCACACTCTCACTTTTAATGTTAATCTTTTATCATCTGAATTAAACCacactttcttttattttagtagGATTTAACGGGAATATGTGAATAAGTAATTCAGTTTAGGCAATAAAGATGATAGTGAGTagaaaattttagaaactaaaatgCGATATAATTAATCATTTCATGTAACAGATAAATATGGTAAGACTTCTTTAATGACAAGTTAAAGTGAtcgataaattatattttcagagttttttttttttttataattttgatacctgcaaaaaaatttagttaaatacaaaaaaaaaaagtttataaaaaaaagtagaagCCGAAATGAGAGACAAGAAATAGTATTTGCATTTTGGATGTGGTTTGgattctttaaataatattcatgCATTATGCAATAGAGTGacattgtttctttttaaacactttttacaacacttttattatatatatattttctgtctttttcattataatgtttattttatgcTATTCTTCTCATTCATATCtctaattcttttaattataaaacatatgtatttgttgcaaaaggagaaattttgtttgaaaagggataaatgaaaataacaaatgCCATGTGTTGTGCTTATTTTAGCAGATGAAGTACATAACGCACAGTATGAAATAGACTGAAAATGtagaagaaaatgtttttaaCTCTAAATTGCATTTGAACTCCTTGTTTGTTATATAAAGGTAGAATTTGACATTTTCGCTGTcctatatagtttttttttttttttttaattgtactGAGGAAAAGTGATCTGATTTTACACAGTGTATTGAGAGAATATTTGTATTGTCTATTTATTTAACACCTTATACCACGCCTCTTCAGAATAAGAGTCTTTAAAGTTTAAATGAAGATATAgatacaattatatttaaaaaaagtgttaataACATTCTCTTTAACCATTTTTTGACACgatctttattaaatttttaaaaacattataaaattgaGAACGAAAACCATTAAATAAGAAGTGAGATATATAAAAttgtgattttaaataaatttccaaaattaactgtttcttttaaaaaaatagtaaagaattTGTTGTTAACTTTTCTTATTCATATATACATTgtcatctattttatttaacttctcTAATTGTCTCATTTATATAGCTATTTCTTTTTacactattttttctttcgCTCTCACAAATACGATAATTCCACtcccataaaaaaaatactgttGGTTGTACAATTAGGAAAtaatgttttagttttttttttttttttaattacaaagttatcttttacttttgaattatacgatctaaaagttttttttttactttcagaTTATACAATTTGAGAATATTTTACTTGTACAATCCGAAAATTGTTTTTAGACTTCAGGATGTGATGTGAAAGCTTATTTTGCacaatcaaaaataaaaaatgatagaaCACTTTCTTCAGTTAATCTATGACACAACAAAAGGCAAGGGATGGTGGAAGGGGGTAGTTTGGTCTTTCACCATCCTACGGGTGTGTACATGGAAACTTTGGTGGTGCAGAAACAAATGGCCATTTATGTATTGTAACATATGGGTTCAGGCCTGAATAGTGAAAcgtatttaaaaagttttatagaAATAACATCCTTCTCATTTTAATCCCTATTGTCCCTTTTAGTACTtgtatttaaaaagttttaaaaagtcTTCACCATTTACTTGATAGCTTATGAAAAATTTGTATCATGGGTTTCTCTTTAGGTAACTGATGAATGAATGAGGGTGATTCTGAGAAAAGATAGCACCAAGTAAAAAGAAAGACAGAACCCACTTGCAAGTAATTGAAGCTTAATAGCTGGTCACATGTAGCACAATGTCTTCCATTACTCACTGGCGAATGGAAGAGTACTATCTCTTCatgttttggattttgaatGTTCTTCTTTGATATTGCTACATATTTATCCTCAAACTCTTCTGCAATCCTGAATGACTAATTTCTTTTGCCGCCACCTACTACAGTATCATTCACACAACAGAGAATTATACAAGTTATCCAAAACACAATCAAGCTAAGAATATCATGTATCATTTCATTAAAGACTATCATCTTACATGTAAATAATTAGGATAAATGAAGCAGAAGAGAGGAGTTAGAATAAGAATCCACATTTTCAATAAACTATACTCAATCACCTTCATTAAACTATTTTCATTGGATAATAATATGAACACTTTATGCAGACAATCGATTTTAGCtatcaaattcaacaaaatatagtAATTGCATAGTGCACTGATGGGGGACCAGATTCCAGATATTAAAAGTGATTCATTCTTTGGAAGTCCACTTACCTCATCTCAAGTAGGGCCAAGAACATGCTTGAGAATCTTGGTCACCAATCTTGTGATATCATCTTCCTTACATGAGGTCACAAAATTTACTGACAACAAAATCCTTTTGTTACTTGCTCATGATGAGTGCAAAAAGTTTGTTCATATGATCGTGTTAGAAAGTCGAAAGAAAATCAAACAGTTTCTTACCCCATGCAAGAAGAGGAAACTCCCATTTCTGTCTAGGGACCGTGATTACGTATGACGTAACCTTCAAGAGTATGTTAGAACTTTGCAATAGATTATTAGCTCATAGTACCTGGAATTTTGAAATAAGTAGTAGGGAATATACCAAGATTGACGCAGCAAGGGACTTAGGGGACCTAAAATGAACCGACATCTCCTCTTTTTCATAGAGAAGATCCATAATATCCATGCAAACTTCAATGCTAATTAATTCACCAACTCTGGCCACTCCCCTGTACTCAACCATTCAAAAGCGTGAATCAATGAGAAGACGACAGAGTGCAAGTATGGAGATAAAAATGAGTGGCACTCACTTGAACTGAACCCAAAGGTCTTCAAGGAAGAAAAAAGCAATATTTGATGTACCAATCTCAAAATTCAAAACCTGGGGGAGTGGCAAACCATATCAGGATCAGCTGAACTCCAACAGTTCATAATACTGATATCAAGtgcaacacaaaagtttttgtGGTCTCGGGAACTGCAATTGAGACCGTACCTGCATGAAGAGGACCTCCTGCAGaaaaattaggtaaaaaaaagagtgagaggataaaaaaaaagaagaaaatggtgaGTAAAAGAGAGAATTGGGTGGCTTACTGCTTCAAGGAAATTCCGAGTAGTGAAGTGCTGGTCCTTGATGAAAGTGTGAGCCAAGGACTTGAAAGATGCAACGGAGAGTGGTCGAGAATTGTGTATCTGCATGAAAAGAGATTTGTGAGTGCGATGTGAAAAAAAGGGTAACAAAGAGGGGAGAAACAAAGGAAGGCACTTTGGTAGAAATCCACAGGGAAATAAGCGCAAACAGCTGCAAGGTGCTCTCGGTGACAGGTCGCAATAGCCAGCTTGAAGAGGAAGCTCCAGCAGCTTGTATGAAGGTTGGGAGAGAATGAAAGAAGCGATCGGCTAAGAAGGAGAATGCAGAGTACTTAACAATGGGGGAAACATGGAGGTGCTACCATTGCAATTACAGAAACAGGATTAGATAAGAGAAAGATGAGGATGTGAAAGAGTGAAAGAGCAAAAGAGGTTACTTCAGCAGACTGAATGAGAAACTCAACCACGGGGACCCTTCCAATCTCCATCTCTATCTCATTCTCTTCCATTAATTCTTCACAAAACTACAataatgtgtttgttattttgtctagACCAATTCGCCTTTTTGTATTTCTTGCTTTTGGCTGTTCTTGGCTGTTGGATTGAGTCTTATGCATTTCTTTTGATTACTTAGGCACTTATTTTGGTAATATATGGTGTCTTTGTTTTAATGTTGTGAGTACTAACAAGTGTTGTTTTGAGTGCCTCAGGATGGCTTCCCAAGCTGTTAATCACAGTTACATCATGCAACACTGTTATGAAAAATTTGATAAGCAATCATCTACTAAAACAGGTTCTTCTTCCCAAGCTCCCGCAACTCACTCATCTAACTCTCGCACTATCAAAGAACATTTAGAAGTCCTGAAGATGGAACAGTAAACAGTAGGAAGATTTGTTCATAGGTTGCACATGTGAGCATATATATGATCAAGGCAATTTGTTCACTTTGTTGTGAATTCTAACCACTAAGCCAAAAAGCTACCTTGACAACTTCTTTATCCTTGTTTAAACCCCTTGATCCaataaatgagtttttcttCCCTTGAGCTACAAAGACCTTAGAGAAGAGGAAAACATGATGATGTGAATCATTGGGGTTAAGTAACTTGTTACTAAAAGGGATGGAATTTGTCAGATATAGTGAAAATTGACGTGGTTTCATTTTAACAAGCTTCCGGGTGGAGAGATTCAACAcaaagtcaaaaaaaaaaaaaaaaaaaaaggcaaaagaaaaagaaaaatgacaatCTTATCTCAATGGGTGATGACTGATTCTTGAAAATTTGGATACTGTGGTTCTTATACTTGAGAAAGTGGAGATGATGAATgaatcttgaaaaaaaaaaatttctcctCTTCTCAAGTGGTGTTAATTTGATTATCTAGAAGAACCAATGTTCTTTCTAGTCCAGTAAGTTACAACCATTTGAAGACCTTGTGATCTCTTGATGTCTGTGATATTATTTCTTTAGagatgaaaatcaaaattgCATTGTGTTGTTTCAATGTGTGCAGATTGAGTGATACACTTACCTAATACACATATATGCTCGAGAGAAACACTATACATGTGAACGCACAaatgttcttggttttcttaataATTGTTATGCCATGCTCATTAGTCTATTTTTGATAATTGGAGAAAGCACCATACTGTGTGATTATGTTCTAGGAAACTTTTTGGGTTCAAACTTTTGAAATGAAGAAGCAAATGAGAAGTGGTTGAGATTGAGGATGCTCCAATTCAGTCTTGTGTGATTGTGTTCTAGACTTTTTGCTTCAGGA encodes:
- the LOC114173181 gene encoding cyclin-J18 isoform X2, with the translated sequence MEENEIEMEIGRVPVVEFLIQSAEHLHVSPIVKYSAFSFLADRFFHSLPTFIQAAGASSSSWLLRPVTESTLQLFALISLWISTKIHNSRPLSVASFKSLAHTFIKDQHFTTRNFLEAEVLFMQVLNFEIGTSNIAFFFLEDLWVQFKGVARVGELISIEVCMDIMDLLYEKEEMSVHFRSPKSLAASILKWEFPLLAWVNFVTSCKEDDITRLVTKILKHVLGPT
- the LOC114173181 gene encoding cyclin-J18 isoform X1, which codes for MEENEIEMEIGRVPVVEFLIQSAEHLHVSPIVKYSAFSFLADRFFHSLPTFIQAAGASSSSWLLRPVTESTLQLFALISLWISTKIHNSRPLSVASFKSLAHTFIKDQHFTTRNFLEAEVLFMQVLNFEIGTSNIAFFFLEDLWVQFKGVARVGELISIEVCMDIMDLLYEKEEMSVHFRSPKSLAASILVTSYVITVPRQKWEFPLLAWVNFVTSCKEDDITRLVTKILKHVLGPT
- the LOC114173181 gene encoding cyclin-J18-like isoform X3, giving the protein MEENEIEMEIGRVPVVEFLIQSAEIHNSRPLSVASFKSLAHTFIKDQHFTTRNFLEAEVLFMQVLNFEIGTSNIAFFFLEDLWVQFKGVARVGELISIEVCMDIMDLLYEKEEMSVHFRSPKSLAASILVTSYVITVPRQKWEFPLLAWVNFVTSCKEDDITRLVTKILKHVLGPT